In Oryza brachyantha chromosome 1, ObraRS2, whole genome shotgun sequence, the following are encoded in one genomic region:
- the LOC102719831 gene encoding cationic peroxidase SPC4-like has product MASGRTAMAAATLLVLGASLCLLVSGGVPAAAAVEVEKNKKSYPPLAKGLSFEFYKKSCPQAESVVLGYLRKAVARDAGLAAALIRLHFHDCFVNGCDGSILLTKTPGGPDSEQEQPPNVTLRPSALKAVGDIRALLEKACGRVVSCSDILTIAARDSVKLGGGPEYKVPLGRRDGLTFGTREQVLGALPPPSSKVPVLLSFLAKLNLDAADLIALSGAHTVGLAHCTSFDGRLFPQVDATMDKWFAGHLKLTCPVKNTTNTTVNDIRTPNTFDNKYYVDLLNRQGLFTSDQDLFVNATTKPLVTKFAVDQSAFFDQFVYSVVKMGQIQVLTGSQGQVRANCSVPNPGGLPWSAAVETVVDAAESLVL; this is encoded by the exons ATGGCTTCTGGTAGAACGGCCATGGCGGCAGCGACGCTGCTTGTGCTGGGCGCGAGCTTGTGCTTGCTGGTGAGCGGCGGcgttccggcggcggcggcggtggaggtggagaagAACAAGAAGTCGTACCCGCCGTTGGCGAAGGGGCTGTCGTTCGAGTTCTACAAGAAGAGCTGCCCGCAGGCGGAGTCCGTGGTGCTGGGGTACCTGAGGAAGGCCGTCGCCAGGGacgccggcctcgccgccgcgctcatcCGGCTCCACTTCCACGACTGCTTCGTCAACGGCTGCGACGGCTCGATCCTCCTGACGAAGACGCCCGGCGGGCCGGACAGCGAGCAGGAGCAGCCGCCCAACGTGACGCTCCGGCCGTCGGCGCTCAAGGCCGTCGGCGACATCCGCGCCCTGCTGGAGAAGGCGTGCGGCCGCGTCGTCTCCTGCTCCGACATCCTCACCATCGCCGCCCGCGACTCCGTCAAACTG GGCGGCGGGCCGGAGTACAAGGTGCCGCTTGGGCGGCGCGACGGTCTGACGTTCGGGACGAGGGAGCAGGTGCTGggcgcgctcccgccgccgagctccaaGGTCCCCGTGCTCCTCTCCTTCCTGGCCAAGCTCAacctcgacgccgccgacctcaTCGCGCTCTCCGGCGCCCACACCGTCGGCCTCGCCCACTGCACCTCCTTCGACGGCCGCCTCTTCCCGCAGGTGGACGCCACCATGGACAAGTGGTTCGCCGGCCACCTCAAGCTCACCTGCCCCGTCAAGAACACCACCAACACCACCGTCAACGACATCCGCACGCCCAACACCTTCGACAACAAGTACTACGTCGACCTGCTCAACCGGCAGGGCCTCTTCACCTCCGACCAGGACCTCTTCGTCAACGCCACCACCAAGCCGCTCGTCACCAAGTTCGCCGTCGACCAGTCAGCCTTCTTCGACCAGTTCGTCTACTCCGTCGTCAAGATGGGCCAGATCCAGGTGCTCACCGGCTCGCAGGGACAGGTCCGCGCCAACTGCTCCGTCCCCAACCCCGGCGGCCTCCCGTGGTCCGCCGCCGTGGAGACCGTCGTCGACGCGGCGGAGAGCCTCGTGCTCTAG
- the LOC102720394 gene encoding cationic peroxidase SPC4-like, giving the protein MARKMMSSSSSSCSSLQLVETKTTTRLHVLAACGLLLLLAPAAAAGDYPPTANGLSYGFYGRSCPRAESIVRRFLRKAIRNDVGLAAGLIRLHFHDCFVQGCDGSVLLERTATEKSELDAPPNETIRPSALMAVRRLRSLLDKACGGAVVSCADILTLAARDAVRLVGGPEYKVPLGRRDGVRIATRENVVAAFPPPSSNVTTLLAAVAKINLDVNDLVALSGAHTLGVSRCISFDNRLFPERDPSMDKWFAGQLRLSCPAKNTTNTTAIDVRTPNAFDNKYYVDLLNRQGLLTSDQELFSDGRTRGLVGRFAVDQAAFFRRFAFSMVKMAQIQVLTGEQGEIRRNCSVRNTGSGT; this is encoded by the exons atGGCGCGAAAGATGATGAGTAGCTCGAGCTCCAGCTGCAGCAGCCTGCAGCTCGTtgagacgaagacgacgacgaggctgCACGTTTTGGCTGCCTGTGGCTTGCTTCTGCTGCTCgctccggcggccgccgccggcgactacCCGCCGACGGCGAACGGCTTGTCGTACGGGTTCTACGGGAGGAGCTGCCCCAGGGCGGAGTCCATCGTGAGGAGATTCCTCAGGAAGGCCATCCGCAACgacgtcggcctcgccgccggcctcatCCGCCTCCACTTCCACGACTGCTTCGTCCAG GGTTGCGATGGGTCGGTGCTGTTGGAgcgcacggcgacggagaAGAGCGAGCTGGACGCGCCTCCCAACGAGACGATCCGGCCGTCGGCGTTGATGGCCGTGAGGCGGCTCCGCTCGCTGCTCGACAaggcgtgcggcggcgccgtcgtctcctGCGCCGACATCCTCACCCTCGCCGCGCGTGACGCCGTCCGCCTGGTGGGCGGGCCGGAGTACAAGGTGCCCCTGGGGAGGCGCGACGGCGTGAGGATTGCGACGAGGGAGaatgtcgtcgccgccttcccgccgccgagctccaaCGTGACgacgctcctcgccgccgtggccaaGATCAACCTCGACGTCAACGACCTCGTGGCGCTCTCCGGCGCGCACACGCTCGGCGTCTCCCGCTGCATCTCGTTCGACAACCGCCTCTTCCCGGAGCGGGACCCCTCCATGGACAAGTGGTTCGCCGGCCAACTGAGGCTCTCCTGCCCGGCCAAGAACACCACCAACACCACCGCCATCGACGTCCGGACGCCCAACGCCTTCGACAACAAGTACTACGTCGACCTGCTCAACCGGCAGGGGCTCCTCACCTCCGACCAGGAGCTGTTCAGTGATGGCAGGACAAGGGGCCTCGTCGGGAGGTTCGCCGTCGACCAGGCCGCCTTCTTCCGGCGCTTCGCCTTTTCCATGGTGAAGATGGCGCAGATCCAGGTGCTGACGGGAGAGCAGGGGGAGATCCGCAGGAACTGCTCCGTGCGCAACACCGGCAGTGGCACCTAG